A single genomic interval of Pochonia chlamydosporia 170 chromosome 7, whole genome shotgun sequence harbors:
- a CDS encoding glycoside hydrolase family 2 protein (similar to Aspergillus niger CBS 513.88 XP_001390809.1), translating into MPDKSYPRPDFERTYLQWESLNGTWDFIFDDNDVGLQSRWQDSGLPNKIAVKAASATGKDGTASESDSITQRIAAGTQELLSGNAFKKSSEILNHKRHIQVPYVFQCPASGINDRGVHEVLWYERTITDLRSSQQKGRGDRLLLRFGAVDYEARVWVNSREIGGHRGGHVPFDVDITDAVDQAGTSEHRVTIRVFDSAGDLTQPRGKQYWGAKPESIFYTPSGGIWQSVWLEVVPRARIADSSYGTVLRSNEIDSGVLQCHVAVLGRRVGQDMSVEIESSFGDVVVSKSQRMELPRYKDAVDIELGMRLSENQRSSLPKDVLDGAPLHSTDCWKDGVALWSPEHPLLYDITFTLIDQATGHVVETVKTTTGMRSIDWKKGDGLWRLNGKPYFQALCLDQGYWPETFMTGTSAEIKRDIELAKKMGFNGCRKHQKIEGPLFYYWANKLGYLVWAEMANAYQFSREYVDRFNQEWTESVKLAMNHPSVVTWTPVNESWAYTALHDSVEQRDHIRALTLDSTRSINDNCGWEHVHTDLTTFHDYSDGPELVKTCASLDAILDKKADRHMFVPAIEGDDGARHTPGAPIMCTEFGGVNIAASKGEASERDWGYTTAKDSSDLLARFEKLVRAVTDGGHCCAFVYTQLSDIEQEVNGLYTFDRKEKLSAEKVKGIIDEALEGWYKRVGVGRG; encoded by the exons ATGCCAGACAAGTCATATCCTCGCCCGGACTTTGAGCGAACCTATCTTCAGTGGGAATCGCTCAACGGCACATGGGACTTCATTTTCGACGACAACGATGTAGGATTGCAAAGCCGCTGGCAAGATTCAGGCCTTCCCAACAAAATCGCTGTTAAAGCCGCCAGCGCAACTGGCAAAGATGGAACCGCCAGTGAAAGCGACAGCATCACCCAACGCATCGCCGCAGGCACCCAAGAGCTTCTATCAGGCAACGCATTCAAGAAGAGCTCCGAGATTCTCAATCACAAGCGCCATATCCAAGTCCCATATGTCTTCCAGTGCCCTGCTTCCGGAATAAACGACCGCGGTGTTCACGAAGTCCTGTGGTACGAGCGCACCATTACTGATCTCCGATCAAGCCAGCAGAAAGGGCGAGGAGACAGGCTCTTGCTACGATTTGGAGCGGTCGACTACGAAGCTCGCGTGTGGGTGAACAGTCGTGAGATTGGCGGCCATCGAGGCGGCCATGTGCCCTTTGATGTGGACATTACGGATGCAGTTGATCAGGCTGGCACGAGCGAGCACCGAGTTACGATCCGGGTGTTCGATTCTGCAGGCGATTTGACTCAGCCGAGGGGCAAGCAGTACTGGGGTGCGAAGCCGGAGAGTATCTTTTATACGCCCTCGGGAGGGATTTGGCAGTCGGTGTGGCTGGAGGTTGTGCCTCGGGCGAGGATTGCTGATAGCTCGTATGGAACGGTGCTTCGATCTAATGAGATAGATTCGGGAGTTTTGCAATGCCATGTTGCTGTTCTTGGTCGAAGGGTGGGACAGGATATGAGTGTGGAAATTGAGAGTTCGTttggggatgtggtggtgtcgAAGTCGCAACGGATGGAGCTGCCTCGATACAAGGACGCGgttgacattgaacttgGGATGCGTCTTTCTGAAAACCAGAGGTCAAGTCTACCAAAGGATGTTCTTGATGGTGCTCCTTTGCACAGTACAGACTGCTGGAAGGATGGAGTGGCACTTTGGTCACCAGAGCATCCGCTCCTCTACGACATTACCTTTACACTTATCGATCAAGCGACTGGACATGTCGTGGAAACAGTCAAAACAACAACCGGAATGCGATCCATCGACTGGAAAAAAGGAGATGGCCTCTGGCGCCTCAACGGCAAGCCGTACTTTCAAGCCCTCTGCCTCGACCAGGGTTACTGGCCGGAGACCTTTATGACAGGCACGTCTGCCGAGATCAAGCGAGACATTGAGCTAgcgaagaagatgggcttCAACGGCTGTCGAAAACACCAGAAGATCGAGGGGCCCTTGTTTTACTACTGGGCCAATAAACTCGGGTATTTGGTGTGGGCGGAGATGGCAAACGCATACCAATTCAGTCGCGAGTACGTCGACCGCTTCAACCAGGAGTGGACTGAGTCGGTCAAATTGGCCATGAATCATCCCTCGGTCGTGACGTGGACGCCCGTGAATGAAAGCTGGGCGTACACTGCGCTTCATGACAGCGTCGAGCAGCGCGATCACATTCGAGCGCT GACTCTTGATTCTACGCGCAGCATTAACGATAATTGTGGATGGGAGCACGTTCACACGGATCTAACCACGTTCCATGACTATAGTGACGGTCCTGAACTGGTCAAGACGTGTGCCAGCCTAGACGCCATACTTGACAAGAAGGCAGATCGGCACATGTTTGTCCCTGCTATTGAGGGTGACGATGGCGCGAGGCACACTCCCGGCGCACCGATTATGTGCACCGAGTTTGGGGGTGTTAATATTGCGGCGTCGAAGGGCGAAGCGAGTGAGCGGGATTGGGGATATACTACGGCGAAGGACTCTTCGGATCTTTTGGCTAGGTTTGAGAAGTTGGTGAGGGCGGTGACGGACGGTGGACATTGCTGTGCCTTTGTGTATACGCAGTT GTCGGATATCGAGCAGGAGGTTAATGGGTTGTATACGTTTGACCggaaggagaagctgagcGCGGAGAAGGTGAAGGGTATTATCGATGAGGCTTTGGAGGGGTGGTATAAAcgagttggagttggacgAGGTTGA
- a CDS encoding high-affinity methionine permease (similar to Aspergillus terreus NIH2624 XP_001214490.1), with protein MSHVVGGTRIADPDDTKKNPSEVGSGPDTENGQLEIARENKRQIGIPSAALLIFNRIIGTGIFATPATILAQCGSPGLSLIIWLVGMFIAAAGTAVYMEFGTGLPRNGGEKNYLEFVYRKPKFLTTSLYTGYVILLGWAAGNSVIFGEYILHAAQVDVTRWNQRGIALACLTTAFLIHGTALKWGIRLQNVLGVLKILVIVIIIISPLVNLKKVRENNTFSKPFEGTTGSAYGIVTALYNVIWSYVGYSNANYALSETKNPARTLKFAAPIAIGTISVLYMLANVAYFAGVSKEEMLESKRLVAASLFRNMFGESAERALSVFVALSAFGNVLSVIFSQGRLVQELGREGVLPFSRFWASNRPFNAPLAGLFEHWLVTAITILAPPAGDAYNFVLNLISYPLAIINTFVAGALIHLYRNREARNWNPPIKATLPVAIFFLLSNIYLVVAPFVPPEEGQSVYESLPYWIHCVVGFGVIFAGGVYWLVWAVILPKIGRYELVKETVVDDIDGWERSYFFTRPLAAKGAQDPDDSH; from the exons ATGAGCCACGTCGTCGGAGGCACACGCATCGCCGACCCAGATGACACCAAGAAAAACCCAAGCGAAGTAGGCTCCGGCCCCGACACTGAAAATG GCCAACTCGAAATCGCCCGCGAAAACAAACGCCAGATAGGCATCCCCTCCGCcgccctcctcatcttcaaccgCATCATCGGCACCGGCATCTTCGCCACACCGGCCACCATCCTCGCCCAATGCGGCTCCCCTGGCCTctccctcatcatctggCTGGTGGGCATGTTCATCGCCGCGGCCGGAACGGCAGTGTACATGGAATTCGGGACGGGCCTGCCGCGCAACGGCGGCGAGAAGAACTACCTCGAGTTCGTGTACCGCAAGCCCAAGTTTCTGACCACGTCGCTGTACACGGGGTACGTGATCCTGCTGGGGTGGGCGGCGGGCAACTCCGTCATCTTCGGGGAGTACATCCTGCATGCGGCGCAGGTGGATGTCACGCGATGGAATCAGCGAGGCATTGCGCTGGCGTGTCTGACGACTGCGTTTTTGATCCACGGCACGGCGTTGAAATGGGGAATCCGGCTGCAGAATGTGCTGGGCGTGCTGAAGATtctcgtcattgtcattATCATCATCTCGCCGTTGGTGAATCTCAAGAAGGTCAGGGAGAATAATACCTTCTCCAAGCCGTTTGAGGGGACGACAGGGAGCGCATATGGCATCGTCACGGCGTTGTATAACGTTATTTGGAGTTATGTCGGCTACAGCAATGCCAATTATGCTCTTAGCGAGACCAAGAATCCCGCTAGGACGCTCAAGTTTGCTGCTcccattgccattggcactATTTCCGTTTTGTATATGCTCGCAAATGTGGCATATTTCGCAGGCGTCTCAAAGGAGGAAATGCTCGAGTCGAAACGATTGGTGGCTGCCTCGCTATTCCGCAACATGTTTGGAGAGTCTGCTGAGCGAGCTCTCTCCGTTTTTGTGGCCCTATCTGCGTTCGGAAACGTCCTGAGCGTCATCTTCTCCCAGGGCCGTCTTGTTCAAGAACTCGGTCGCGAAGGCGTGCTTCCCTTCTCACGCTTCTGGGCCAGCAACCGTCCGTTTAACGCTCCGCTCGCTGGTCTCTTTGAGCACTGGCTCGTCACGGCGATTACGATTCTTGCCCCCCCTGCTGGCGATGCGTACAACTTTGTGCTCAACCTCATTTCGTACCCTCTTGCTATTATCAATACGTTTGTCGCGGGCGCCTTGATTCATCTTTACCGCAACCGGGAGGCTAGAAACTGGAACCCTCCCATCAAGGCGACTCTCCCTGtggccatcttcttccttctcagcaacaTCTACTTGGTTGTGGCTCCGTTTGTGCCTCCTGAGGAGGGTCAGAGCGTCTACGAGAGCCTGCCCTATTGGATTCATTGTGTTGTGGGCTTCGGTGTGATTTTCGCTGGAGGTGTCTACTGGTTGGTCTGGGCTGTTATTCTTCCCAAGATTGGCAGGTACGAACTTGTGAAGGAGACggttgttgatgatattGATGGCTGGGAGAGGAGTTATTTCTTCACCAGGCCATTGGCGGCCAAGGGTGCGCAGGATCCTGACGATTCTCACTAA
- a CDS encoding carboxypeptidase Y precursor (similar to Aspergillus terreus NIH2624 XP_001212579.1), producing MRFSAALFLGLVSLATALPSPPPHDTRAVPPPKRSFRKPDSDWNHVISGADVKLSKNYGGQLANYNLRANAVDPAKLSVDKVKQYSGYLDDNSTDKHLFYWFFESRNDPKNDPVILWLTGGPGCSSMSGLFMELGPSHIDKNGQLVPNQYAWNNNASVIFLDQPVNTGFSYSNSPVDTTAAAAKDVYALLTLFFEQFPQYAKQDFHISGESYAGHYIPVFASEILSHKDRNINIKSALIGNGLTDAYTQYAYYQPMGCGKGGYKAVLDDQTCQSMQDALPQCQKTIKACYDGDHSSCVSASDDCDGPLLGAFEQTGLNVYDIRKQCVGGGLCYEEMNYIQDWLNKKDVMQALGVEVDSFSTCNNQINGAFRQAGDWFLPIQNNVTEVLAQIPVLIYAGDVDFICNWLGNQAWTNALQWPGHDAFNAAKSTELKAPSGKNYGNIKNAQGFAFLRVYQAGHMVPMDQPEGAVDFVNRWVRGEWTK from the exons ATGCGCTTCTCTGCTGCCCTTTTCCTGGGGCTTGTCTCTCTGGCCACGGCCCTCCCCAGCCCGCCTCCTCATGACACCAGAGCTGTCCCGCCACCAAAGAGGTCATTTCGCAAGCCCGATAGCGATTGGAATCATGTAATCAGCGGAGCTGATGTGAAGCTTTCCAAAAACTACGGTGGCCAGCTTGCCAACTACAACCTCCGAGCCAATGCAGTTGACCCGGCCAAACTCAGtgttgacaaggtcaagcAGTACAGTGGATATCTTGACGACAACTCCACGGACAAGCACTTATTTTATT GGTTCTTTGAGTCCCGCAACGACCCCAAAAACGACCCTGTAATCTTGTGGCTGACGGGCGGACCTGGTTgctcgtccatgtctggtctcttcATGGAGTTGGGACCATCTCACATTGATAAGAACGGACAGCTGGTTCCCAACCAGTATGCATGGAATAACAACGCGTCTGTTATTTTCCTAGATCAGCCTGTCAATACTGGCTTCTCATACAGCAACTCTCCTGTTGACACcaccgctgccgccgccaaagacgtATACGCCTTGTTGACCTTATTCTTCGAGCAGTTCCCTCAGTACGCTAAACAAGATTTCCACATTTCAGGCGAATCTTATGCCGGCCACTATATCCCGGTATTTGCGTCAGAGATTTTGTCTCACAAGGaccgcaacatcaacatcaagagcGCTCTTATCGGTAATGGGCTCACCGATGCTTACACACAATATGCCTACTACCAACCCATGGGCTGTGGCAAAGGCGGATACAAGGCTGTTCTGGACGATCAGACTTGTCAGTCGATGCAGGATGCCCTTCCTCAGTGCCAGAAGACCATCAAGGCGTGCTACGACGGAGACCACAGCTCATGTGTCAGCGCCAGTGATGACTGTGACGGACCACTGCTCGGAGCGTTCGAACAAACCGGTCTCAATGTTTATGATATCCGAAAACAGTGTGTAGGTGGTGGGTTGTGCTATGAAGAAATGAACTATATCCAGGATTGGCTCAACAAGAAGGATGTCATGCAAGCCCTTGGAGTCGAAGTGGACAGCTTCAGCACCTGCAACAACCAGATCAACGGCGCTTTTAGGCAAGCCGGCGATTGGTTCCTACCAATCCAGAACAACGTCACCGAGGTTTTGGCCCAGATCCCAGTCCTCATTTATGCAGGCGATGTCGACTTCATTTGCAACTGGCTGGGTAACCAGGCCTGGACCAATGCACTTCAGTGGCCCGGCCACGACGCCTTCAACGCTGCCAAAAGCACTGAACTAAAGGCACCTTCTGGCAAGAATTACGGCAATATCAAGAACGCGCAAGGCTTTGCTTTTCTCCGAGTGTACCAGGCGGGACACATGGTCCCAATGGATCAGCCTGAAGGGGCCGTTGACTTTGTGAACCGCTGGGTACGGGGCGAGTGGACTAAGTAA